In Terriglobales bacterium, a single window of DNA contains:
- a CDS encoding sigma-54 dependent transcriptional regulator translates to MAGERILIVDDERLVRWSLRQKCEEWGYLVLEAETGTSGLNTAHNETPDLVLLDVRLPDLSGLEVLEQLKKSGDARAVIMITADPQLDDVKAALKLGAYDFVGKPLDFDELNVVVKNALEATRLRHEVESLRGEVRRHTGYHEVVGVSAKMTELMSFVHKVAVSEATTILIQGESGTGKDLVAKAIHYQSHRQDKPFVAINCSAIPETLMEAELFGHERGAFTDAKAMKKGLFEVADGGTLFLDEIGELSPFLQAKLLRVLEDQVIRRVGGVKDMQVDVRVIAASNRDLERAVEEGGFRRDLYYRLAIISIFIPPLRDRKEDIAPLVEFFVEHYNRKFRKNIRGLADETRRLLQNHDWPGNVRELKNAIERAMILEDETILHPTYLPFSVAQRNAGVTAFQSVSSANGDQELPGGRSLPRLSIPAGGTSLEEIERAMVELALAQANGNQTQAARLLDISRDALRYKIKKFGLTHGEEEEPADSSTTAGLA, encoded by the coding sequence ATGGCAGGGGAACGCATCCTCATCGTGGACGACGAGAGACTGGTTCGCTGGTCCCTGCGCCAGAAGTGTGAAGAGTGGGGCTACCTGGTGCTGGAAGCCGAGACCGGGACCTCCGGCCTCAACACCGCCCACAACGAGACCCCCGACCTGGTCCTGCTGGATGTCCGCCTGCCCGACCTCAGCGGCCTGGAGGTGCTGGAGCAGCTCAAGAAGTCGGGCGACGCCCGCGCCGTCATCATGATCACCGCCGACCCGCAACTGGACGACGTCAAGGCGGCGCTCAAGCTGGGCGCCTACGATTTCGTGGGCAAACCCCTGGACTTCGACGAGCTCAATGTCGTGGTCAAGAACGCGCTTGAGGCCACCCGTCTGCGGCACGAGGTGGAGTCGCTGCGCGGCGAGGTCCGCCGCCACACCGGCTACCACGAGGTGGTTGGCGTCTCCGCCAAGATGACCGAGCTGATGAGCTTCGTGCACAAGGTCGCGGTCAGCGAGGCCACCACCATCCTCATCCAGGGGGAGAGCGGCACCGGCAAGGACCTGGTTGCCAAGGCCATCCACTACCAGAGCCACCGCCAGGACAAGCCCTTCGTGGCTATCAACTGCTCCGCCATCCCCGAGACCCTGATGGAAGCCGAGCTCTTCGGCCACGAGCGCGGCGCCTTCACCGACGCCAAGGCCATGAAGAAAGGCCTGTTCGAGGTGGCCGACGGCGGCACCCTCTTCCTGGACGAGATCGGCGAGCTCTCGCCTTTCCTGCAGGCCAAGCTGCTGCGCGTGCTGGAGGACCAGGTGATCCGGCGCGTGGGCGGGGTGAAGGACATGCAGGTGGACGTGCGCGTCATCGCCGCCAGCAACCGCGACCTGGAGCGCGCCGTCGAGGAAGGCGGCTTCCGCCGCGACCTCTACTACCGGCTGGCCATCATCTCCATCTTCATTCCGCCGCTGCGCGACCGCAAGGAAGACATCGCGCCCCTGGTGGAGTTCTTCGTCGAGCACTACAACCGAAAGTTCCGGAAGAACATCCGCGGGCTGGCCGACGAGACCCGCCGCCTGCTGCAGAACCACGATTGGCCGGGCAACGTGCGCGAACTTAAGAACGCCATCGAGCGCGCCATGATCCTGGAAGACGAGACCATCCTCCATCCCACCTATCTGCCCTTCAGCGTGGCCCAACGCAACGCGGGCGTGACCGCCTTCCAGAGTGTCTCCTCCGCCAACGGCGACCAGGAGCTGCCCGGCGGACGTTCGCTGCCCCGCCTCTCCATCCCGGCGGGCGGCACCTCGCTGGAGGAGATCGAGCGTGCCATGGTGGAGCTGGCGCTCGCGCAGGCCAATGGCAACCAGACCCAAGCCGCCCGCCTGCTCGACATCAGCCGCGACGCCCTGCGCTACAAGATCAAGAAGTTCGGCCTCACCCACGGCGAGGAAGAAGAGCCCGCCGACTCCTCCACCACCGCCGGCCTGGCGTAG
- a CDS encoding tetratricopeptide repeat protein — MRKQMDLEEERPRPTWTNAQVYVLALVCLLSGLLLGYLFRGSSPAQPAPSTVAAAGTPAGTPDMPSADALSAMAAPQLAKLKSDPSDADALIQLGNLYYDHQAFEKAIQYYAQALEVRPNDVNVRSDMATAYWYLGKPESAVKEYEKALQIDPKHANTLFNLGVVKWQGLKDPKGAIALWKKLLELNPDYPDRQKVEVLIKHAQSGKGFPQ, encoded by the coding sequence ATGCGCAAACAGATGGATCTGGAGGAAGAGCGGCCCCGGCCCACCTGGACCAACGCCCAGGTGTACGTGCTGGCCCTGGTCTGCCTGCTGTCGGGACTGCTGCTGGGCTACCTGTTCCGCGGCTCCTCGCCGGCGCAGCCGGCGCCTTCCACGGTGGCGGCCGCGGGAACACCGGCGGGAACGCCGGACATGCCGTCGGCGGACGCTCTGTCGGCCATGGCCGCGCCGCAACTGGCCAAGCTCAAGAGCGACCCCAGCGACGCCGACGCTCTCATCCAGTTGGGCAACCTCTACTACGACCACCAGGCCTTCGAGAAAGCCATCCAGTACTACGCCCAGGCGCTGGAAGTGCGGCCCAACGACGTCAACGTGCGCAGCGACATGGCCACCGCCTACTGGTACCTGGGCAAGCCGGAGAGCGCGGTGAAAGAGTACGAAAAGGCGCTCCAGATCGATCCCAAGCATGCCAACACCCTCTTCAATCTGGGCGTCGTGAAGTGGCAGGGGCTGAAGGACCCCAAGGGGGCGATCGCCCTCTGGAAGAAGTTGCTCGAACTCAACCCCGATTATCCCGACCGGCAGAAGGTGGAGGTGCTGATCAAGCACGCCCAGAGCGGCAAAGGTTTCCCGCAGTAA